aaggagaattcatattttccgcgcAAAACCGGAGAGATACAAGTTATGCTTGTATTTGTCAATTCTACCGTCAATATTATCGTTGCTGTCAAccacgttgtaaccagtgtttgcaGCATGGTTCTGAGCCAGGCACTACATcctataagaaatataatgggatgcgcgctCAACTTTCATCTCCTCCCGTCCATTTCAGCTTCTAAAAGGTGCCAGGCACAGTTTACCGCTTTCGTTTTTAAATGCTTGGGTAGCCACGGGTAACTGTATACAACTCTATTTACTATTTCACTCCCTTACCTCGCACTCTTGTCTCTTCTCCCGCTTTGTTGGAATAAGTTTCTTAGAGGAAAGGAtgcaaaaataaagtaataaaatcctTGCcggtttcttaaaatactttgtttaagaatgtttttatttcagtatatttctaACTTAGTACGAAACTATAAGCCTGTGAAGTGTTATTGTGTTACATAAGttgtgaagaaattaattcagttataactttattaaaatctccgctttcaatattaacatattatggAAACTAAATTCCtgttaaataatttacttacacGGCATTTAAATACTCACCAAGAacagcaaagtgctaaagttaacagatctggCAAATTCAACTTGgatgtttattataaaaaaacaactggttgtATGGAGAAGTGTTCTTCTGTTTCCTGTGTGGTCTGTTCTGAGGCAAACGTAACTAGTTAAAAGGGGTCTTACAGATTAACTACACTTAGAGATAAGGgataaactaaaacaaaaaatcaAAGGTTTGTATGAATAATGTCTTCAGTTTGTCTGTGCTGGTTAAAGAGaatattgaaattcagttaaacttacattacagactcgcgattgcaaaacacaacgaGCAAGTTGAAGAAAACAGGTATgttctaaatttaataataaattgtgtaaaattttaaGCAGCAGTAGATTTAATATTAACAAGGTGCGATAAATCCGACGACTTAGGCGTGTTTCGTGAATTAGTTCTCTTCAGTTCTGAGTTAGATAAAGACTTAAAAAGTTAAAAGAGCACTTAACCAAGTCAACAGCATTTAATGGTCCTTCCAAAATCATTCAAAACGAGTTGCTTGACTGTATGTTGAAAGTGTACCacgtagaaataaaaaagaactgaCGATTATAGACTATGTTTCTATCATTGTTTACCATACAACTGATGTTTCAACTCCTACTATTATGTTACGAGCCACTgtcgtagctctgtcggctaaggcgtttgcctgccgatccggagttgctctcgggcgcaggttcgattcctgcttgggctggttttttccgaggttttccccaatcgtaaggcaaatgtcaggtaatctatggcgaatcctcggcctcatctcgccaaatatcattatcaccaattccatcgacgctaaataacctcgtagttgatagagcgtcgttaaataaccaagtaaataaattatgttacattACTGATAGAATGCTTGTCTATTAACCGACGAATGTAcatttttcctctaatttgtcTGGACTTTGTGTACAGTTGTATACATTTtggtgattttaataataataataataataataataataatgtcattattgttactgtttattattatccttatctCTAGCACTAGGCATTAAATGTTTATGAGCCGCCACAGCTATCTCGACTTAATGTTCTTCTAGTCCATATTTGTTATTGTCAAAGGAAACTAATTCTAGATAGTGTTGTTTGACACTCAGCATCTGTCTAAATTAACACAACACTATctccaaaaataataaaactattatttgtagAGACATATTACTTTCAGACTATATAAAGGCTACTTTGTACAACATGATactataaataactcaaaaagtcgAATTTTGGAGTTAGTGTCCTTTGACACTAAGCTGTCGAATTACCCGCTTAGCTTTAACATATATCAATGTCGGCTATACTATAATGAATAAGCATTTTCCACTGTGTGCTGCATCACTTGCAAAACAAAGGAACAACGTCATGCAGTGAGATCCCAGAAATCAATCAATCTCTCGTTTTGATATTTTAAACTTGCGAGATACCAGAGATCGTTGTAAACAGTGTAAACATTTCGGTCATTCAGTGACACTAACTTCTCTGttcgtaaaaaaagaaaaagcacaATCTATCCTAGTTAAGATTATAATGGTTCTTGAATGTGagtgcattttataaatgcaatttagaAAATCCCCCTGGACGCATTAAAAACTAAGACATGTCCGGGAAAACTAGGACTCTGGTAACCCTACTtatagagaacctggaggttcactgctgccctcacataaacccaccaatcatatctcacttccctcaaatttattttaatattatactcccatctacgtcttggcctccccagaggtccttttcccctcaggtctctatatgcatttctggattcatccatacatgctacatgccctgtccatctcaaatgtctggatttaatattcctaattgttaggtgatgaatacaatgagtgtagttctgcattatgtaactttctccattcttctgtaacttatccctcttagtcccaaacattttcctaagcaccttatttatGAACACCCttcaaatgtttcatttttaaattgttttctcaacattttaagttaatgtTTTGATAGAttggtctatctatctatctatctatctatctatctatctatctatctatctatctatctatctatctatccatccatccatccatccatccatccatccatccatctatccgtctgcctgtctgtccgtccgtccgtccctaTCTATAcatacagaatgattcaaaagTCCAGTGACATAGACAATCTCTGTTATTAGTGCAAATAGCAAAAAATGGAAAGAGGGGGAAGTTGTTGGAAATAGGTAGTTTTCAATcgaatgtgcttgaattttcaatgtaaattacaccattgaggctgtacactagtacgacacacCCACCAATTCCGATGTTGCCAAATTAATGACTTTTCTCCTAGTTTCAGGAGATTTTAGATAACTTacgtattatttaaaataaaaaaatagttgacATGCAGAGTTTAGTAATTATgtaacttctcacagttcgaagaaATATTTCTTCACATTGATAGCATAAGTATTCAGAGGAATTTCATTCTTGCCGGTGGTTTTCCCTGaacttgtattggcaacactgctaattatcGTCATCATTTCGTAATCTATCCTGTACACTATGGTGATTGCGATAATGTAATGATGTATGTAACGGCAGGGCATTTTCCATTCTCATTGAGGCTCATACCAGTGTACAATCTCAACGGcacattctacgttgaaaattcaagcacattagttTCAAACTACATATTTTTGATAACTTTCCcctttttacattttttgctatctgcactaataacagagtttgtctatgtcactggacttttgaatcactctgtatatatgtctATATTTCTATCTTTATGGCTATATacctgactgtctgtctgtctatatacgTATCTACccatatctatctgtctgtcagtctgtccaCCTACCTACTTATCCCTATGTATCTAATATATCTCtctgtgtgagtgtgagtgtgtgtgtgtgtgtgtgtgtgtgtgtatctgtaTGTGCGCATACGCACATGTGTGTGTATTTCTATCTTTATGTCTATATACCTATCTGTCtgcttatctatctattttatttatttgtttgtacagGCGAAGCAGTCAGCAACAAACCATTGAATTCAGCTTCCACAACACAACTTTCGAGGTGCTCCAAAGATGTAATGGAAACAAGTCAACGAAGTTTGAATATTCATCCACTAGAATTGGATTGTAATTCTAGTGATGAAAGTGGAGAAGCAGGGACCCCAGCTCCACCTCCAAGTCCTGAGTTCGCAAGATACTGTGGCTCTCCTTACCCTACTCCAAATCATTCGCGACGACGACTCTGTAGTAGCCTCAAAGACATTGTGGAGGAAGAGGGATGCACAAGCTCTGAGAACACTCCCAGACATGTATCATTCTTTCCCAGGTATTCTGAAATTGAACGATTTGGAGGATGGAGAGACCCACATTGTGTCTCGTATTCTTCTGAAATGTCTACTGattcattatcaatattatcaaaGATAGATGGGCAACTAGCAGATGAAACCTCAAGATTGTCACTAGATTCAAGCATGATGTTTGAAGGTGCTGAAAAATTAAGTCCAAGTGAAATTTCAGAAGAGGATAGGAAGACAAGAGATATGCTGATAGAAAAGATGAAAGAACACGCGTTTCGAACACAGCAACTGATGAGTACCAAGAAACAGGCTAATAATACTAAACAGTCCGAAACATCGATGGATGATGTAATAATCTtgaatgatgatgaaaatgatttGTCTTTTGATCAAGATAGTTTTGCCAGCCCAGAATTGCATCCAGGAGCAGATGACATAGTAAAAGGTGAAATCTCGAGTAGAGATTACTTGGATATTTCCATGGGAAATTGTGAATCAGATAGAACAAATTGCCAATCAAAACCCATTGTACATACATCAGAAATGTCTCACTTCTCGAGGCTAATGTCTGAAACAGACTTATCATCTTGTAGTTCACCAACAGAAAAAGATGACACTTCATTGAGTCGTAATATTTTCCTTGGAGATTTAGAGCATCACTATGGTGAAGAAAAAGTAGATGAGGCACTTGCGTCTTTCAGTATGCAGTcaaatgaagaagagaaagaaagtatTTCCTACATTTCTGATGAACATGACCATTATTCTCAAATATCAGAGGATATGATTCCTGCTAGGGCACCTTCTCCAGAGtttgatattgaaataaaaaaacagaaagcACATGAAATGATTCCTGATGAGGGGTGCTATGAATACTCTTTGATTTCTGAAGCTGAGGAGCAGTCACAGTTGTTCTTGAaggatgaagaagtgaacacaagtAATAATGATAAACAAGTGAATACAAGTAGTGAGGATGAAGAAGTGAATACAAGTAGTAAGGATAGTGAGGATGAAGAAGTGAATATAAGTAGTAAGGATGAGGAAGTGAACACAAGTAATAAGGATAAAGAAGTGAACACAGGTAGTAAGGATGAAGAAGTGAACCCAAGTAATGAGGATGAAGAAGTAAGCACAAGTAATAAGGATTTGCAGAACAATGTGAAAGATGCTGACGAGGATGGAGGATTTCTGTCTGTTCTTTCTGAAGCTGCAATGTATCATGCTGCTTTGAAGAATGTACCTTGTGATGGTGCAGACAAGAAAATGTCTGTTCAAAATAGCAATAAAAGCTTTAAAGAAAATTCTAATGTAAAGACTAATGATGTCATTCACGAAAATGGTGAGGATAGAAATGAATGTCACTATGTTCAGTGCACACTTGCAAAACCTGTTGAAAGCAGCTTTCATGTTACAGCTGAAGATTCTTTTGAATTCGGAATGAAGAGCGAATATTTATCATCTAACACATGCCAGAGTGTTGCTAGTATTGATGAATGTGCCATACATAATTCTACGCATGGCAGTAGTGTACATTCACATACAGTTTCATATGGTCGAGAAATGGATGCTACAAGTGATTTAAATGAAAGTGATATGGAGAATATGACtgatttaaaaagaataaaatcgTGTTCTGAAGAGGACGACTTTCATGACACACTGGAAGAGATGGAGTTGATGATGAAGTTTGGTATTAGCTATATGATGAGTAGTAACATAGACAATGCCAGCAAGAGTTGTGATGTCACGGGACAAGAGTCTTTTCATAATGCCATGTCCACACCTAAGAATACAAGGGATAAAATCAAAGAATTCGAAGATTTTGGAGGTTTTATTAGCAAGGTTGATGATAATTTTACAGTTAATATTGGAAGAGATAGTAGGAGTTACGAAGAAATACATGAGAAGGAAAGGGATCATGAGGCTTACATTACAGAACAATCAGAAGCAAATTGCTTACAGTGCTGTAAAGAGGAAGAACACTTAGATCAGGTCAAAAGTAACATATGTGATCAAGCAGATACACAGTCATTAAGGCATGTTAATGGAGCCAGTGACAAAATTAAAACTGGCAAGAGTCAGATATGCGAAAATATACGTATTATAAAGAACTCTCAGCATAAAATAGTGTTCCCAAACGAAACCTCACCATCATTTGATACAAAGAATTGTGCATCTGTAAGCAGCGAAAATCCAAGTCCTTTCAAAATGCCTTCAAAACCATTAACTTCTGCTTCTGTTGGTTCAAAGCAAGGGTCTTGTCGGAGTATGAAAAAGAGCCCCTTgaaaacaataacaatgataTCACCTTGCAAAAAGTCAATTAATTATAGCAAGATAATGAGTCCTGTGGGAGCATACATTAAGAACACTCCATCCCCATCACTGATGACTATTGTGAAGCCCAAGCCATGTCATGTGATAACACCAAAGAGAACTACATCGAGCAGAGTAGCTGCAGGCTCTGGCATGTTTGAGAAGATACACTCAGGGGTCAGTATTGTTCTTTCTGTGTTACATTGTTTGGCTAAGTACTTCTGTGTAGTGATTCTCACACACAATCATGCATGCATATATATGAGGTCGTTCCGAAAttaatgcctcctatttttttgTGTTGACCTATAACATCTGAGCCGGATGTTATTAGTGACATTGTAGTACAGATTGAACCTTCACGCTAATGATTAGTTTGGTTGTCGTGCGACGAATAGTGGCAGGAGGGCAGTCTACCAAAATGGGATCTGACATAGAGATGCATAAGAAGCAGAGATGTGTTATTGAATGTCTCACTTCCGAACAAATTATACTCCTTGACATCCATCAATGCTTGCTAAAGGTGTACGGAGACTATACAGTGAGGCTCTGGGTAGTGCGTTTCAACAGTGGCGAAAATGATTGCCTTTTGGGATAGACTGGGTGTGATTCCTTTTTGATGCCCTGGAGCAACGTCAGTCCTGAACGCTACAAGAAGATGCTGACTAAGCTGAAAGCCCGAATTTGCAGAGTCAGGCTAGAGAAGAAAACCTTTCACTTGCAACACGATAAGGCCAGGTCCATACCAGTTTCACGACCACAGGGCACATTACAAAATTTGGCTGGACTCTCCTACCACATCCACTGCATAGTCTGGATTTAGAGCCTTTAGACTTCCATCTTTTTGAGCCTATGAAAGATGGACTACATGGgcaaaattttctatttttcaacTGTAACAAAGTGGCTTGCCTCTGCTGGTTCAGATTTTTACGAGCATGGTGTACAGGCATTTGTTCATCGCTGGCAAAAATGCATAACAAATGGTGATGACTATGTGAAAAAATAACTATGTAGCTGAAATCGTGCtttatgtaactgttattatgtTCTCTGTATCTGTTGTagtttccatgaaaataaatatgaggCTTTACTTTCGGAATGAccctcgtacatacatacatacatacatagtggtggccaggtagctcagttggtagagcagctagtTATGAACTGGAAGGCTGGAGATCAATCCCTGGTGGTGATgaattttctcattgccaaaacttccagaacagtCCTGAGGTTTACTCATTCTCCtatcaggtctttcccgggggtaaaaggtagtcagagcatggtgccaacCATACCACCTCATTCAAGATCAAGAAAGCGTGGGCTCTACCatcagcccccccccccccatgtgtCTTCACTGCATGTGAAGACCTgtctttatttttacatacataacAACATATATTGTGTGTGTCTCACTTCTTGAGCCAAGAACTCCTTAATGCTTACAGCTATGCCTCTTAGGTCTATTCGGACCATCATGCAGTGTGTGGCACGGTAACATATTACAtatgctgaaaacattatcctatgccattctAGTGGTCTTTACTGTTCATAATACTGGAGAGACTAATCACTATTACCACTAtcactattatctctgatggcgatttccgaaaatgtatgtacacactagaTCAATTTTCGTTCAGTTTGGagaactgctgaattaccatagaacagtgtttctcaaagtatgttgctGGAGTTCCGTGAGTCCTATatggtttaaaattttattttatacttagtggaaaaaggggaaaggaactagccaccctaccccattatctcctggcctaggtgcctcataagtggtgcctttttggtatcacttgtgaggttcagatctatctttggacagttgaacaAAACAACAACTTAATGGatactgtaaaaatatataaaagttacgaaaatatgaatcaataataacatgaaacatcaccgatgatgatgatgatgatgatgataatattatcattattattattattattattattattattatcatcatcatcggtgatgtttcattattattattattattattattattattattattattattattattattattcagtgtcCTGcccagggcagatctttcactgtaaacttagcattctccaatctttcctattttctgccttcctctttgtctcatatgatccatattatcttaatattgtctatcattgatatcttcttctgccccaaactcttctcctgttcaccattccttccagtggataatattattattattattattattattattattattattatacatctaaAATGGagaataatacttatcactttcattacTGGATTCTTTACATATGtgtccactaaaacaaaataccgaaacagACAATATGCAGAAGTAGAATTGAGACTACTACTTTCCTCCataaccagattgcaggctttaAAAGTAAACACATtcatcccactgaacagaattattgagatactaatAAAGTATACAAGggttccgcagttacactttatgTTAAAAGGGGATTCACGGTGGGAAaaatttgagaaacactgccataaaGGAAAGAGTTTACAGCTGTGTACACACAACAACTGTGATcgtgattaggtcgataatctcgagtagagactgtagttTACTACTGTTATTAGTGTTACAAGAATTGATGAGGAAAACatatatttgttttgtgaggggataaCCTATATATTCGCTTGTTGGTGGCTGACCTTGCTCTATAGCTAacgaaaggaatactgaaaaggcTGATGTGTTGAACACAGGTTAGTACTAACTGCACATGCGATACTCATTATAGGACCTCCCATTCTCCCTCTCtgaaagaaacagctcaggaagtgagacacAGGCACTATATTGTCCACAGTTGTGGAAtgatggttagcatgtctgaccatgaaacgagtggttctgggttcaaatcttggttggaataagttaactggttgagattttttctggggttttccccgcaaccaattaagagcaaattctgggtaacttctGGGTCTGGACCCTAGAGTCATtttgctgacattatcaccttcatttcactcagacgttagataaccatagcagttttaAAACTTCGTAAAATGACATATAACACAACATACGAGGGTTGGGGCATAAGTCACGACAACTTTTTTTGAGAATTCGAGCATGggtggaaaatgtgaaatatacagatgAAAGGACAAGGAATGGACGAAATGTACGGACATTTAACAACATGCCAACATTTTGCTCATGTTAATTATGGTCGTTGCCATAACATTTACAGAGCTCTGTGCCAGAATCATTACAGCATACCATTCTAAAGGCCTTCAAAGTAGCTACCCACCTCGCAACTGTCCGGTATGAAAGGACATTATTTCCGACAGCTTCTACCAACTCTTTGTGGCATTCTTTGACATTCCTGCCATGGAGAATGGCTATTTTGATATACAAGTGTTATTCAATATGGGTTACATCCATCCTGCATAGTGCTACACTGACAATTGATTTAACATTACTCTCTGTTCTATTACAGACAAGCACAGAGCCATCTTGTGTTGTGGGCACACATT
This region of Periplaneta americana isolate PAMFEO1 chromosome 13, P.americana_PAMFEO1_priV1, whole genome shotgun sequence genomic DNA includes:
- the LOC138711870 gene encoding uncharacterized protein isoform X1, with protein sequence MEALDQYCNSDDEVFFGQLTVKEIRKILSLRRRTEVLKPMTELNEEHQKDTSDGEAVSNKPLNSASTTQLSRCSKDVMETSQRSLNIHPLELDCNSSDESGEAGTPAPPPSPEFARYCGSPYPTPNHSRRRLCSSLKDIVEEEGCTSSENTPRHVSFFPRYSEIERFGGWRDPHCVSYSSEMSTDSLSILSKIDGQLADETSRLSLDSSMMFEGAEKLSPSEISEEDRKTRDMLIEKMKEHAFRTQQLMSTKKQANNTKQSETSMDDVIILNDDENDLSFDQDSFASPELHPGADDIVKGEISSRDYLDISMGNCESDRTNCQSKPIVHTSEMSHFSRLMSETDLSSCSSPTEKDDTSLSRNIFLGDLEHHYGEEKVDEALASFSMQSNEEEKESISYISDEHDHYSQISEDMIPARAPSPEFDIEIKKQKAHEMIPDEGCYEYSLISEAEEQSQLFLKDEEVNTSNNDKQVNTSSEDEEVNTSSKDSEDEEVNISSKDEEVNTSNKDKEVNTGSKDEEVNPSNEDEEVSTSNKDLQNNVKDADEDGGFLSVLSEAAMYHAALKNVPCDGADKKMSVQNSNKSFKENSNVKTNDVIHENGEDRNECHYVQCTLAKPVESSFHVTAEDSFEFGMKSEYLSSNTCQSVASIDECAIHNSTHGSSVHSHTVSYGREMDATSDLNESDMENMTDLKRIKSCSEEDDFHDTLEEMELMMKFGISYMMSSNIDNASKSCDVTGQESFHNAMSTPKNTRDKIKEFEDFGGFISKVDDNFTVNIGRDSRSYEEIHEKERDHEAYITEQSEANCLQCCKEEEHLDQVKSNICDQADTQSLRHVNGASDKIKTGKSQICENIRIIKNSQHKIVFPNETSPSFDTKNCASVSSENPSPFKMPSKPLTSASVGSKQGSCRSMKKSPLKTITMISPCKKSINYSKIMSPVGAYIKNTPSPSLMTIVKPKPCHVITPKRTTSSRVAAGSGMFEKIHSGVICRVADKGRENVDTSNIRPVLPVVTYRSVPSVKLDQPQIEKMPRMNDKMKKLIDTPRPHIIRHEGRVKVAPSSQVRNTKVASVKKLIDNDDSFIASSDGNGEISVVVRKQAMRSNTLGC
- the LOC138711870 gene encoding uncharacterized protein isoform X2; translation: METSQRSLNIHPLELDCNSSDESGEAGTPAPPPSPEFARYCGSPYPTPNHSRRRLCSSLKDIVEEEGCTSSENTPRHVSFFPRYSEIERFGGWRDPHCVSYSSEMSTDSLSILSKIDGQLADETSRLSLDSSMMFEGAEKLSPSEISEEDRKTRDMLIEKMKEHAFRTQQLMSTKKQANNTKQSETSMDDVIILNDDENDLSFDQDSFASPELHPGADDIVKGEISSRDYLDISMGNCESDRTNCQSKPIVHTSEMSHFSRLMSETDLSSCSSPTEKDDTSLSRNIFLGDLEHHYGEEKVDEALASFSMQSNEEEKESISYISDEHDHYSQISEDMIPARAPSPEFDIEIKKQKAHEMIPDEGCYEYSLISEAEEQSQLFLKDEEVNTSNNDKQVNTSSEDEEVNTSSKDSEDEEVNISSKDEEVNTSNKDKEVNTGSKDEEVNPSNEDEEVSTSNKDLQNNVKDADEDGGFLSVLSEAAMYHAALKNVPCDGADKKMSVQNSNKSFKENSNVKTNDVIHENGEDRNECHYVQCTLAKPVESSFHVTAEDSFEFGMKSEYLSSNTCQSVASIDECAIHNSTHGSSVHSHTVSYGREMDATSDLNESDMENMTDLKRIKSCSEEDDFHDTLEEMELMMKFGISYMMSSNIDNASKSCDVTGQESFHNAMSTPKNTRDKIKEFEDFGGFISKVDDNFTVNIGRDSRSYEEIHEKERDHEAYITEQSEANCLQCCKEEEHLDQVKSNICDQADTQSLRHVNGASDKIKTGKSQICENIRIIKNSQHKIVFPNETSPSFDTKNCASVSSENPSPFKMPSKPLTSASVGSKQGSCRSMKKSPLKTITMISPCKKSINYSKIMSPVGAYIKNTPSPSLMTIVKPKPCHVITPKRTTSSRVAAGSGMFEKIHSGVICRVADKGRENVDTSNIRPVLPVVTYRSVPSVKLDQPQIEKMPRMNDKMKKLIDTPRPHIIRHEGRVKVAPSSQVRNTKVASVKKLIDNDDSFIASSDGNGEISVVVRKQAMRSNTLGC